In Lacibacter sp. H375, one DNA window encodes the following:
- a CDS encoding MBL fold metallo-hydrolase yields the protein MKLSFHGAARCVTGSKHILTVNGKRLLLDCGLFQGMGKDTDALNRHWGFDPAQIDYMILSHAHIDHSGLIPKLCKDGYRGDIHCTDATASLTTVLLEDSAEIQEDEVKYENKRRAATNMPYLQPLYTIEDAKAALDRFVQHEYGQWFKVADGIEAMFTDAGHIIGSACVHLRVTENGKTKTLTFSGDIGRYRDVILKSPQEFPQADIIIMESTYGNSLHDNAVSTPDQLLQWIEKACLQKRGKLIVPAFSVGRTQELLYDLNQLELERRLPELEYFVDSPLSMEATQIVKSYPEYFNKRIQKVLQTDNDPFGFKGLKFVKTVDESKLLNFKSGPYVVISASGMADAGRVKHHINNAIENSRNTILLTGYCEPRSLGGKLLEGRKEVKIFGVEKEVHAEIGQIRSMSAHGDYEDMSQWLACQDPKLVDKLFIVHGEFEVQQAFQQRLMRKGFTDVVIPELHFEIGI from the coding sequence ATGAAACTTTCATTTCACGGAGCTGCACGTTGTGTTACAGGCAGCAAACATATACTTACAGTAAACGGTAAACGATTATTGCTCGACTGTGGTTTGTTTCAAGGTATGGGTAAAGATACCGATGCCTTGAATCGGCATTGGGGTTTTGATCCGGCCCAGATCGATTATATGATCCTGAGTCATGCACATATTGATCATAGTGGTTTGATTCCGAAGTTATGTAAAGATGGGTACAGAGGCGATATTCATTGTACAGATGCTACTGCATCACTTACCACCGTTTTATTAGAAGATAGCGCAGAGATACAGGAAGATGAAGTGAAATATGAGAACAAGCGCCGGGCCGCAACCAATATGCCTTACCTGCAACCATTGTACACCATTGAAGATGCAAAGGCTGCACTTGACCGTTTTGTTCAACATGAGTATGGCCAATGGTTTAAAGTAGCCGATGGCATTGAAGCAATGTTCACCGATGCCGGTCATATTATCGGCAGTGCATGCGTGCATTTACGGGTTACAGAAAACGGCAAAACAAAGACACTTACTTTTTCGGGTGATATTGGCCGTTACCGTGATGTGATCTTAAAATCTCCACAAGAGTTTCCACAGGCTGATATCATTATTATGGAATCAACTTATGGGAACAGTTTACATGATAATGCTGTTTCAACTCCTGATCAGTTATTGCAATGGATAGAAAAAGCATGTTTGCAAAAAAGAGGAAAGCTTATTGTTCCTGCATTTAGCGTGGGGCGCACACAGGAGCTGCTGTACGATCTTAATCAGCTGGAACTTGAACGCCGCTTGCCCGAGCTTGAGTATTTTGTAGATAGTCCATTGAGTATGGAAGCTACACAGATCGTAAAAAGCTATCCGGAATATTTTAATAAACGCATTCAAAAAGTATTGCAAACCGATAATGATCCGTTTGGTTTTAAAGGATTGAAGTTTGTAAAGACAGTAGATGAATCAAAATTATTAAACTTCAAAAGCGGTCCATATGTAGTCATCAGCGCAAGTGGCATGGCTGATGCTGGGAGAGTAAAACACCATATCAACAATGCAATTGAGAACAGCCGCAATACCATTCTGCTTACCGGTTATTGCGAACCACGTTCTTTAGGTGGAAAGCTTCTCGAAGGTCGCAAAGAGGTAAAAATATTTGGGGTAGAAAAGGAAGTGCATGCGGAGATAGGTCAAATCCGCAGCATGAGTGCGCATGGCGATTATGAAGATATGAGTCAGTGGCTCGCTTGCCAGGATCCAAAGTTGGTAGATAAGTTATTTATTGTTCATGGTGAGTTTGAAGTGCAACAGGCGTTTCAACAACGGTTGATGCGAAAAGGATTTACAGATGTTGTAATTCCGGAATTGCATTTTGAAATAGGGATATAA
- a CDS encoding T9SS type A sorting domain-containing protein: protein MTYLYPTSKRAFVLVLVLLLNSQAGFSQIYFNNPQLVSGTDLQQGAVYRYDNVAPFANAFVTISHIENGSTILHMDENGFGYDGGFQPLIKSGGKNESYVTFTFQFVHSITGQPFLFPTMNAMILDIDGSNQMKEFAELNMNGGVSALMNATPHIALQNNINRVIAHNTAGVEIGGISTSATEVMFQVAGLNISTFEVKFGANSETGSHASRQYSLYFNNFTLPSTLPVSLLSFQANLQDRNALLSWSTTNHYNFSHFVVEKSVDARSFKEAAIVFAPETTSSENNFKYKDDLQNSTDKAVYYRLKMVDVDGKSSYSETRMVRLTEGHKVKISTFPNPATNEVRVMIPNDWQEKMVTYEIYNSTGVLVQRYQNKEAAQVQQLNVQRLNTGNYILKVNNGTIVSTSKFIKQ from the coding sequence ATGACGTACCTCTACCCAACATCAAAAAGAGCCTTCGTGCTTGTACTTGTCCTGCTTTTAAACTCACAAGCAGGTTTTTCCCAGATTTATTTTAATAATCCTCAACTCGTTAGTGGTACTGATTTACAGCAGGGTGCTGTTTACCGTTATGACAACGTGGCTCCGTTTGCGAATGCATTTGTTACAATTAGCCACATTGAAAACGGCAGTACAATTCTACACATGGACGAGAACGGATTTGGGTATGATGGAGGTTTTCAGCCACTGATCAAGTCGGGTGGCAAAAACGAATCTTATGTAACATTCACCTTTCAGTTTGTTCATTCAATAACCGGCCAGCCCTTTTTATTCCCAACCATGAACGCCATGATACTTGATATTGACGGCAGCAATCAAATGAAAGAATTTGCCGAATTGAATATGAACGGTGGCGTATCTGCTTTGATGAATGCAACTCCGCATATTGCCCTTCAAAACAACATCAACCGGGTAATTGCTCACAATACTGCCGGTGTTGAGATTGGCGGAATCAGCACAAGTGCTACAGAGGTAATGTTCCAGGTTGCCGGCTTAAACATATCTACATTTGAAGTAAAGTTCGGTGCAAATTCAGAAACGGGTTCACATGCTTCAAGACAATACAGTTTATATTTCAACAACTTTACACTGCCTTCTACATTGCCCGTTTCATTACTTAGTTTCCAGGCTAATCTTCAGGATAGGAATGCATTGTTGAGCTGGTCAACAACCAATCACTACAACTTCAGTCACTTTGTAGTTGAAAAGAGTGTTGATGCAAGAAGTTTTAAAGAAGCAGCCATTGTATTTGCTCCTGAAACAACATCATCAGAAAACAATTTCAAATACAAAGACGACCTGCAGAACAGCACTGACAAAGCAGTCTACTATCGATTGAAAATGGTGGATGTAGATGGCAAGTCATCTTATTCAGAAACACGAATGGTGCGTTTAACAGAAGGACATAAAGTTAAGATCAGCACCTTCCCTAACCCTGCAACAAATGAAGTGCGTGTAATGATCCCGAATGACTGGCAGGAGAAAATGGTAACTTATGAAATTTATAACAGCACAGGAGTTTTGGTGCAACGTTATCAAAACAAAGAAGCGGCACAAGTACAACAATTGAATGTGCAACGATTAAATACCGGCAACTACATCCTGAAAGTAAATAACGGTACAATCGTCAGCACTTCGAAATTTATTAAACAATAA
- the gap gene encoding type I glyceraldehyde-3-phosphate dehydrogenase, with the protein MSTVKVAINGFGRIGRLVYRQIYKMEGIDVVAINDLTSPKVLGHLLKYDTAQGRFDAEVKSTDNSIIVNGDEIKIYAQKDPAQIPWGSHNVDVVLECTGFFADKAKAEGHITAGAKKVVISAPATGDLKTIVFNVNHNILDGSETVISCASCTTNCLAPMAQVLEEKYNIVNGLMTTVHAYTNDQNTQDAPHPKGDLRRARAAAQNIVPNSTGAAKAIGLVLPSLKGKLDGSAQRVPTLTGSLTEVTAILSKKVTVEEVNAAMKAASNESFGYTEDEIVSSDIIGISYGSLFDATQTRVQNVGDSQLVRVVSWYDNEMSYVSQLVRTLHYFAKLIK; encoded by the coding sequence ATGAGCACAGTAAAAGTTGCGATTAATGGCTTCGGACGTATCGGCAGGTTGGTTTATCGCCAAATCTATAAAATGGAAGGAATTGATGTGGTGGCGATCAATGATCTTACTTCTCCAAAGGTATTAGGTCACTTATTAAAGTATGATACAGCACAGGGCCGTTTTGATGCTGAAGTAAAGAGCACCGATAATTCGATTATTGTTAATGGCGACGAGATCAAGATTTATGCTCAGAAAGATCCTGCACAAATTCCCTGGGGATCACATAATGTAGACGTTGTGCTTGAGTGTACAGGTTTCTTTGCTGATAAAGCAAAAGCTGAAGGTCACATTACAGCAGGTGCTAAGAAAGTGGTGATTAGTGCACCGGCAACTGGCGATCTTAAAACAATTGTATTTAATGTTAACCATAATATCCTCGATGGCAGCGAAACAGTGATCAGCTGTGCAAGCTGTACAACAAACTGTTTGGCTCCAATGGCACAGGTGCTTGAAGAGAAATACAATATTGTGAATGGCTTAATGACAACTGTACACGCATACACAAACGATCAGAACACACAAGATGCTCCTCATCCAAAAGGTGACTTGCGTCGTGCACGTGCAGCGGCTCAGAACATTGTTCCTAACAGCACAGGTGCTGCAAAGGCAATTGGCCTGGTATTACCAAGCTTAAAAGGAAAGCTCGATGGTAGTGCACAACGTGTACCAACACTCACCGGTTCATTAACAGAAGTGACTGCTATCTTAAGCAAGAAAGTAACTGTTGAAGAAGTAAATGCCGCTATGAAAGCCGCATCAAACGAAAGCTTCGGTTATACAGAAGATGAAATTGTGAGCAGCGATATTATTGGTATCAGCTACGGTTCTTTGTTTGATGCAACGCAAACAAGAGTTCAGAATGTAGGTGATTCTCAATTGGTACGTGTAGTTAGCTGGTATGACAACGAAATGAGTTATGTGAGCCAGTTGGTGCGTACACTTCACTATTTTGCTAAACTTATCAAGTAA
- a CDS encoding phosphoglycerate kinase: MSKFSNHNFSGEKALIRVDFNVPLDKQTQAITDDTRMTAAIPTIKKILNDGGSVILMSHLGRPKDGPEEKSSLKHLIPHLAELLGGNTTVLFANDCIGEQAYLTAGMMKPGEVLLLENLRFYKEEEKGDAAFAEKLSKLGDVYVNDAFGTAHRAHASTAVIAQFFPSEKRMFGLLMEGEVAAGEKVLLQAEKPFTAIIGGAKVSDKILIIENLLERATDIIIGGGMAYTFMKAMGGTIGNSLCEEDRLDTAKEILEKAAAKGVSIHLPSDSVIADKFAADANTSTAPSNHIPEGWMGLDIGVNACEQFRNVLLHSKTILWNGPMGVFEMTKFQHGTKTVAQAVADATGKGAFSLVGGGDSVAAVNDFGFTDKVSYISTGGGAMLEFFEGKTLPGIAAIKE; encoded by the coding sequence ATGAGCAAATTTTCAAACCATAATTTCAGCGGAGAGAAAGCATTGATCCGTGTTGATTTTAATGTGCCGCTTGATAAACAGACACAAGCCATTACTGATGATACAAGAATGACTGCAGCTATCCCAACCATCAAAAAAATATTGAATGATGGTGGTAGTGTAATTTTAATGAGTCATCTCGGTCGCCCTAAAGATGGTCCCGAAGAAAAATCATCACTCAAACATCTCATACCACATCTTGCTGAATTACTTGGCGGTAACACAACTGTTTTATTTGCCAATGATTGCATTGGCGAGCAGGCATACCTCACAGCAGGTATGATGAAACCTGGTGAAGTGTTGCTTCTTGAGAATTTACGTTTTTATAAAGAAGAAGAAAAGGGTGATGCAGCTTTTGCAGAAAAACTCAGCAAGCTGGGTGATGTGTATGTGAATGATGCCTTCGGCACAGCGCACCGAGCACACGCTTCAACAGCAGTGATCGCACAATTTTTTCCATCAGAAAAAAGAATGTTCGGTTTATTAATGGAAGGCGAAGTGGCAGCAGGAGAAAAAGTATTATTGCAGGCGGAGAAACCTTTCACAGCGATTATCGGCGGTGCCAAGGTGAGCGATAAAATTCTCATCATCGAAAACTTACTGGAACGTGCAACCGATATTATTATTGGTGGCGGTATGGCATACACATTCATGAAAGCAATGGGCGGCACAATCGGTAATTCATTGTGTGAGGAAGACCGTCTCGATACAGCTAAAGAAATTCTTGAAAAAGCAGCTGCTAAAGGAGTGTCTATTCATTTGCCGAGTGACTCGGTGATTGCCGACAAGTTTGCAGCCGATGCCAATACTTCAACCGCACCAAGCAATCATATCCCTGAAGGCTGGATGGGTTTGGATATTGGAGTAAATGCCTGTGAACAATTCAGGAATGTATTGTTGCATTCAAAAACCATTTTATGGAACGGCCCGATGGGTGTGTTTGAAATGACAAAATTCCAGCACGGAACAAAAACCGTTGCGCAAGCCGTGGCTGATGCTACCGGTAAAGGTGCTTTCTCTTTAGTGGGAGGAGGTGACAGTGTTGCGGCTGTGAACGATTTTGGATTTACTGATAAGGTGAGTTATATCTCAACCGGCGGAGGAGCAATGCTTGAATTTTTCGAAGGAAAAACATTGCCAGGAATTGCTGCAATTAAAGAATAA
- a CDS encoding LemA family protein yields MKPGRIITIVVAVLLAFILFRGCSGYNGLVKQDEVVKNAWNNVQTEYQNRADLVPNLVNTVKGAANFEQETLTKVIEARSKATSIQLKAEDLTPENLAKFEQAQSELSGALSRLLVTVEKYPDLKAVAGFQQLQGQLEQIENNIKNSRKTFNEAINGYNVMVRSFPMNLFAGMFGFKAKEGFKAAEGTDKAPEVKF; encoded by the coding sequence ATGAAACCCGGACGCATCATTACCATTGTTGTAGCTGTTCTTTTAGCCTTTATACTTTTTAGAGGTTGCAGCGGTTATAATGGCTTGGTAAAGCAGGATGAAGTTGTAAAAAATGCGTGGAATAATGTTCAGACAGAATATCAAAATCGAGCTGATCTTGTTCCAAATCTTGTTAATACAGTAAAAGGAGCCGCTAATTTTGAACAGGAGACTCTGACAAAAGTAATTGAGGCGAGATCAAAAGCGACGTCTATCCAATTAAAAGCGGAAGATTTAACTCCAGAAAACTTGGCAAAGTTTGAACAAGCCCAATCTGAGCTGTCAGGTGCTTTAAGCAGGCTGCTTGTTACCGTAGAAAAATATCCTGATTTGAAAGCTGTGGCTGGATTCCAGCAATTGCAAGGTCAATTGGAGCAAATTGAAAATAACATTAAAAACTCTCGCAAAACATTCAATGAGGCAATTAACGGCTACAATGTTATGGTACGTTCTTTTCCAATGAATCTTTTTGCGGGGATGTTTGGGTTCAAAGCCAAAGAAGGATTCAAGGCTGCTGAAGGAACAGATAAAGCACCTGAGGTAAAATTCTAA
- a CDS encoding LemA family protein: protein MSKKYIVALIAVIAIVIYFIITYNNLVRRDEGVKLMWNEMQNNYQRRADLVPSLVAVVQGSAAFEKKILEEIAQKRSAAVSNLNKGLSYSNYNSQEKTQAELANSMNRLIAVVEDYPDLKSTEAFVGLQTQLEGTERRIKIARKDFNETINLYNQSVRQFPSSLVANLFGFKAKEGFAAEPGSDNAPEVKF, encoded by the coding sequence ATGTCTAAAAAATATATTGTTGCGCTTATTGCTGTTATCGCTATTGTTATTTATTTTATTATTACTTATAACAATTTGGTAAGAAGAGATGAAGGTGTTAAGCTGATGTGGAATGAGATGCAAAATAATTATCAACGAAGGGCTGACCTTGTACCATCTTTAGTTGCAGTTGTCCAAGGTTCTGCTGCGTTTGAAAAAAAAATACTTGAAGAGATAGCGCAGAAAAGATCCGCAGCGGTTTCAAATCTTAACAAAGGCCTGAGTTATTCAAATTATAATTCTCAGGAGAAAACGCAGGCTGAGTTAGCAAATTCAATGAACCGATTAATTGCAGTAGTCGAAGATTATCCTGATTTAAAGTCTACAGAAGCATTCGTAGGTTTGCAAACCCAACTTGAAGGCACAGAGAGAAGAATAAAAATTGCAAGAAAAGATTTTAATGAAACGATTAATCTATATAATCAATCAGTAAGGCAATTTCCTTCGAGTCTTGTCGCAAATCTCTTTGGCTTTAAGGCAAAAGAAGGTTTTGCAGCAGAACCTGGCAGCGATAACGCACCCGAAGTAAAATTCTGA
- a CDS encoding TPM domain-containing protein: MGIFSFLTKQKDWFTPDEHEAVVNAIRASEKRTSGEIRVFIESRCSYVDPVDRAVEVFFGLKMEQTEDRNGVLLYIAMKDHQLAVFGDKGIHEKVGTSFWNNEVKQMLSSFGKQNYAEGIVKIITDIGDALVTHFPYENEDRNELPDDIVFGR, from the coding sequence ATGGGTATCTTTTCATTCCTTACCAAACAGAAAGACTGGTTTACGCCGGACGAGCATGAAGCGGTTGTTAATGCAATCCGTGCATCGGAGAAGCGTACATCAGGTGAGATACGTGTGTTCATTGAAAGCCGTTGCAGTTATGTTGATCCGGTTGATCGTGCAGTGGAAGTTTTCTTTGGTTTGAAAATGGAGCAAACAGAAGACCGCAACGGTGTGTTGCTGTACATTGCCATGAAAGATCATCAGCTGGCTGTGTTTGGCGATAAAGGCATTCACGAAAAAGTTGGCACTTCTTTCTGGAACAATGAAGTAAAGCAAATGCTTTCTTCATTTGGTAAACAGAATTATGCGGAAGGAATTGTAAAGATCATTACTGATATAGGTGATGCACTGGTTACACATTTTCCTTATGAAAACGAAGACAGGAACGAATTACCCGACGACATCGTTTTTGGACGATGA
- a CDS encoding TPM domain-containing protein — protein sequence MKSIQSTILSFLFLVLALAGRTQGIEKYIPPVPNPARLVNDYLDKLTPEQEEALERKLVAYDDSTSNQIVIVTIGDIGDYDIGDFAVALGRKWGVGGKEFNNGLIIVVLEDKERGKRKVWIATGYGLEGAIPDITTKKIIEADIVPNFKANDIYRGLDEGTSDLMRAAAGEYKAPAGYSNRKKGKGGGSIPVAAIIFIVIMIIISNINKRGGGGMMSRRGYRKFDNTPPIWWLPSGGSGGGGWGGGGSSGGGFGGFGGGSFGGGGAGGDW from the coding sequence ATGAAATCTATTCAATCAACCATACTTTCTTTTTTATTCCTTGTGCTGGCCTTAGCAGGTCGTACACAGGGAATTGAAAAGTATATTCCGCCTGTTCCAAACCCGGCCCGGCTGGTGAATGATTACCTGGATAAACTTACCCCCGAACAGGAAGAAGCGCTTGAACGCAAGCTTGTTGCTTACGACGACAGTACATCAAACCAGATCGTTATTGTAACGATTGGTGACATTGGTGACTATGACATTGGAGATTTTGCGGTTGCACTTGGCCGTAAGTGGGGCGTGGGAGGTAAAGAGTTTAACAATGGTTTGATCATTGTAGTGCTGGAAGATAAAGAACGTGGTAAACGAAAAGTATGGATTGCTACTGGCTACGGCCTTGAAGGAGCTATACCTGATATAACAACAAAGAAGATCATTGAAGCTGATATTGTTCCCAACTTTAAAGCCAATGATATTTATCGTGGATTAGATGAAGGTACCAGCGACCTTATGCGTGCAGCAGCAGGAGAATACAAAGCACCAGCCGGTTACAGTAACCGGAAAAAAGGAAAAGGTGGTGGCAGTATTCCTGTTGCAGCTATCATTTTCATTGTTATCATGATCATTATTTCCAACATCAATAAAAGAGGTGGCGGTGGTATGATGAGCCGCAGAGGTTACCGTAAGTTTGACAATACGCCACCCATCTGGTGGTTACCTTCAGGCGGATCCGGTGGAGGCGGCTGGGGCGGTGGTGGCAGCAGCGGAGGAGGCTTTGGTGGTTTTGGCGGAGGTAGTTTTGGTGGCGGTGGAGCAGGGGGTGATTGGTAA
- a CDS encoding CinA family protein gives MFNKTILQEIANILFREQYTIAVAESVTAGLLQAALASAENATIFFQGGITAYNARQKYQHLHVDVLHAVSCNCVSAFVASEMAVAVSKSFTSDLGIGITGYASPLPGHSMNPLYAFYAISFKYEIVKAGEILAEPDEPSQVQLKYVNSILLALRDTLK, from the coding sequence ATGTTCAACAAAACTATTTTACAGGAGATCGCCAATATTTTATTCCGGGAACAATACACGATTGCTGTAGCAGAGAGCGTAACAGCGGGTTTGTTGCAGGCCGCCTTGGCATCTGCTGAAAATGCAACTATTTTTTTTCAGGGCGGAATCACAGCCTACAATGCCAGGCAGAAATACCAGCATCTGCATGTTGATGTTTTGCATGCGGTTAGTTGTAACTGCGTGTCAGCATTTGTTGCGTCGGAAATGGCAGTGGCCGTGAGCAAGTCGTTCACCAGTGATTTGGGTATTGGCATTACGGGCTATGCATCTCCATTGCCCGGGCATTCAATGAATCCTTTATATGCTTTCTATGCAATAAGTTTTAAGTACGAGATTGTAAAGGCTGGTGAAATTTTGGCGGAACCTGATGAGCCATCCCAGGTGCAATTAAAGTATGTTAATTCGATACTGCTTGCGTTACGGGATACATTGAAATAA
- a CDS encoding M1 family aminopeptidase — protein MKRNLIIGLLVLSVNAVFAQEQEPADTSWKKIYRATPEKTHALVNTKLEASFDIPNAQLKGNAWLTLKPYFYPSNTLILDAKGMEIKEVAIQNGTARTKLKHEYDGLLLKVTLDKTYKGGEAYTVYINYVAKPNDFKTEGSAAITDAKGLYFINPKGEEKDKPTQFWTQGETEATSVWIPTIDKTNQKTTQDFYLTVPAKWVTLSNGKLMSQKPNSNGTRTDYWKMDQPHSPYLFFMGAGDFAVVKESWRGKEVSYYVDKEYASVAKKIFGNTPEMMTYFSKITGVDYPWVKYAQMVGRDYVSGAMENTTATLHQESAQQDARELVDGNRWEGTIAHELFHHWFGDYVTSESWSNLTLNESFADYSEYLWDEYKFSKDKADATHYSAMQGYLGSGSENKHLVRYYYRDKEDMFDAVSYSKGGRILHMLRNYVGDSAFFKSLNLYLSTNKYKSAEAHQLRIAFEEITGKDLNWFFNQWYFGAGHPVLDITYSYDESGKKVNVIVKQTQKEKLFQLPVAIDIYNGSSKKREQVWVKNAVDTFSFAVSAKPDLVNFDGDKVLLAVKKENKTLEEYIHQYKYAGLYLDRREAIDFISKKQDDAKAVAFMKEAINDKYSGLRNFAIGKLDVKKTAIVDATESSIEAIAKKDPSRIVRSAAVTFLGNLKKPVYKTMFTSMINDSSYTLSAAALTALEKLDPPAALTEAKRLSKQTMKGNLLEAVANTLIKSGDENSFDEITKAYSSMGLSQAKFNLTATYANMLGTIKNTEKVKRGIDEIVKFREAIPEQYGLGPVFENFLKTIIGKKETLKKAGEDVNALQEQIDYIKSKMK, from the coding sequence ATGAAAAGAAATCTCATCATCGGCCTGTTGGTGCTTAGCGTTAACGCCGTATTTGCCCAGGAGCAGGAACCGGCTGATACAAGCTGGAAAAAGATCTATCGTGCAACGCCTGAAAAGACACACGCACTTGTAAACACAAAACTTGAAGCCAGTTTTGATATACCAAATGCACAGTTAAAAGGGAACGCATGGCTTACTCTGAAGCCTTACTTCTATCCAAGTAATACACTAATCCTTGATGCAAAAGGAATGGAGATTAAAGAAGTGGCTATTCAGAATGGAACAGCACGCACTAAACTAAAGCATGAATATGATGGATTGCTGTTGAAAGTAACTCTCGACAAAACCTACAAAGGTGGCGAGGCGTATACCGTATACATCAACTATGTAGCAAAGCCAAACGATTTTAAAACAGAAGGCAGTGCTGCTATTACCGATGCAAAAGGTTTGTACTTTATCAACCCCAAAGGCGAAGAGAAGGACAAACCAACGCAGTTCTGGACGCAAGGTGAGACCGAAGCTACCAGCGTTTGGATTCCTACAATCGACAAAACAAATCAGAAAACAACACAGGATTTTTATTTAACTGTGCCGGCAAAATGGGTAACACTAAGCAATGGCAAACTGATGAGCCAAAAACCAAACAGCAATGGCACACGCACTGATTACTGGAAGATGGATCAACCACACTCTCCATATCTCTTCTTTATGGGGGCAGGCGATTTTGCAGTGGTGAAAGAAAGCTGGCGAGGAAAAGAAGTAAGTTATTATGTTGATAAAGAATATGCTTCTGTTGCAAAGAAAATCTTTGGCAATACACCCGAGATGATGACTTATTTTTCAAAGATTACTGGTGTTGACTACCCTTGGGTGAAATATGCGCAAATGGTGGGTCGTGATTATGTAAGTGGCGCTATGGAAAATACCACTGCCACGCTTCACCAGGAAAGTGCACAGCAGGATGCACGTGAATTAGTGGATGGCAACAGATGGGAAGGCACGATTGCTCATGAATTATTTCATCACTGGTTTGGCGATTATGTAACTTCTGAAAGCTGGAGCAACCTTACACTCAATGAATCATTTGCTGATTACAGTGAATACCTCTGGGATGAATACAAATTCAGCAAAGACAAAGCAGATGCAACACATTACAGTGCCATGCAGGGATATTTAGGCAGCGGCAGCGAAAACAAACATCTTGTACGATATTACTACCGTGATAAGGAAGATATGTTTGATGCAGTGAGTTACAGTAAAGGAGGCCGCATCTTGCACATGCTCCGTAACTACGTTGGTGACAGTGCTTTCTTCAAATCACTGAATCTTTATTTAAGTACAAACAAATACAAATCAGCTGAAGCGCATCAATTACGTATTGCCTTTGAAGAAATAACCGGCAAGGATCTTAACTGGTTCTTTAACCAATGGTATTTTGGTGCAGGGCATCCTGTATTAGATATTACTTACAGTTATGATGAAAGCGGAAAGAAAGTGAATGTGATCGTAAAACAAACACAAAAAGAAAAATTGTTTCAACTTCCCGTTGCAATTGACATTTACAATGGCAGTAGCAAAAAACGTGAGCAGGTTTGGGTTAAAAATGCAGTTGATACATTTTCATTTGCTGTATCTGCAAAACCTGATCTTGTGAATTTTGATGGCGACAAAGTGCTGCTGGCAGTAAAGAAAGAAAACAAAACACTTGAAGAATACATTCATCAATACAAGTATGCAGGTTTGTATTTAGACAGAAGAGAAGCAATCGATTTTATTTCGAAGAAACAAGACGATGCAAAAGCTGTTGCATTTATGAAAGAAGCGATCAATGACAAATACAGCGGTCTGCGCAATTTTGCCATTGGCAAATTAGATGTAAAGAAAACAGCCATTGTTGATGCAACAGAAAGTTCTATTGAAGCCATTGCAAAAAAAGACCCAAGCCGTATTGTACGCAGTGCAGCAGTTACGTTCTTAGGCAACTTGAAGAAACCTGTTTACAAAACAATGTTTACTTCTATGATCAATGATTCATCTTATACTTTAAGTGCTGCTGCATTAACAGCATTGGAGAAACTTGATCCGCCTGCTGCATTAACCGAAGCAAAGCGTTTGTCAAAACAGACTATGAAAGGAAATCTCCTTGAAGCGGTGGCGAATACATTGATCAAAAGTGGCGATGAAAATTCGTTTGATGAGATCACCAAAGCATACAGCAGCATGGGCTTATCACAGGCAAAATTCAATTTAACTGCTACTTATGCCAACATGCTCGGCACTATTAAGAATACAGAAAAAGTAAAACGAGGTATTGATGAAATTGTAAAATTCCGTGAAGCAATACCCGAACAATATGGTTTAGGTCCGGTGTTTGAGAATTTCCTCAAAACCATCATTGGTAAAAAAGAAACTTTGAAGAAAGCAGGGGAAGATGTGAACGCACTACAGGAACAGATCGATTATATTAAGAGCAAGATGAAGTGA